In the genome of Flavivirga spongiicola, one region contains:
- a CDS encoding type IV pilin protein, with product MKKLVLKLKKKKGHLKAYSMSEILIVLCIIGILIYLVVPNQTSVVTSAKSIEAQNMLSMIHGLEKSHFYRHSKYTADFNELGFEETLTIDKGGQAVYKIAVTEASLNSFKATATALQDFDGDGVFNTWEIDQDRKLREIVKD from the coding sequence ATGAAAAAGTTAGTATTAAAATTAAAGAAAAAAAAGGGCCATTTAAAGGCATACTCTATGTCGGAGATCTTAATTGTACTCTGTATTATTGGGATCTTAATTTATTTGGTCGTGCCCAACCAAACATCTGTAGTTACAAGTGCTAAATCTATTGAAGCACAGAATATGTTAAGTATGATTCATGGTTTAGAAAAAAGCCATTTTTATCGCCATTCTAAATACACTGCAGATTTTAATGAATTGGGGTTTGAAGAAACTTTAACTATAGATAAAGGCGGACAAGCAGTATATAAAATTGCAGTTACAGAAGCTTCGTTAAATAGTTTTAAAGCCACAGCTACAGCATTGCAGGATTTTGATGGCGATGGAGTCTTCAATACCTGGGAAATAGACCAAGACCGTAAATTAAGAGAAATTGTAAAAGATTAA
- a CDS encoding TonB-dependent receptor, whose protein sequence is MNKKFSIVLALLLSFSYSFTQTGSVKGSITDNTQMPLSGVNILIKNSIKGVQSNENGTFEISNISNGNHTLVISYIGFKTREILFSISNNQTNTLGTIILYEGNELLSEVIVQGERKNKFSRKKTAYVSKLPLKDLENSQVYSTVTSELLESQVVTNFDDGIKNATGVSKLWEATGRGGDGTGYYTLRGFSIQPSLIDGVPGSVFSSVDPSYIERIEVLKGPSATLFGSTVNSLGGLINVVTKKPFEGFGGSVSYTGGSFDSHRVSVDLNTPLGDKNSPYFRINSSYLTQGSFQDAGFRKTFFIAPSLSYRVNNRLNISAGIEFSKTRQTNPAMLFVRRGYPIKGTTPAEFGINPEASFTNNDIYLENPVFNTRLIADYKISDSWTSQTIFSSSSYKSEGYYSYLLEGASRFFLRPLPDPSDPTYPFIVGSNQFFEGLLENDLITRLMIKQDSGQESLNVQQNFIGDFKIGNVRNRSVIGFDYVKNEAYDRNKDSDPNTGFPIVNGFFLPDGTLIDNPLTQGEIETAYPHSPTFFDPIFENLPANDIETKSQTMAIYASDVINFSPALSIMLGLRLDYFNQDGEKSVKEDDYTKTSFSPKFGAVYQPILNKMAVFVNYQTGFINVNPKISVDFNTGNTIIETLPPTKSTQYEIGTKTNFLNGKLNIGISYYNITAKDKRDTDPVNGSTSINIDEIISQGIELEVNANPFDGLNLRIGYAYNDSEITKTVAEGLLGRRPIESGAENTYTVWGDYKFQEDTFLKNMGIGAGLNGASEYFTINNSTSGQFKLPSYTIYNASIYYDTPKFRIGIKANNITDEVYYKGWSTLVAQQPRAFLANAVYKF, encoded by the coding sequence ATGAATAAAAAATTCTCAATCGTCTTAGCTTTACTATTATCTTTTTCCTATTCTTTTACTCAAACTGGAAGTGTAAAAGGAAGCATTACTGACAACACACAAATGCCCTTATCCGGGGTTAATATTTTAATTAAAAATTCGATTAAAGGCGTACAATCGAATGAAAATGGAACATTTGAAATTTCTAACATTTCAAATGGCAATCATACACTTGTTATTTCTTATATAGGTTTTAAAACCAGAGAAATTTTATTCTCAATATCGAATAATCAAACAAATACATTGGGAACTATTATCCTTTATGAAGGAAATGAATTATTAAGCGAAGTCATCGTACAAGGCGAACGGAAAAATAAGTTTTCAAGAAAGAAAACAGCTTATGTATCTAAATTACCTTTAAAGGATTTAGAGAACTCACAGGTATACAGTACTGTTACTTCTGAATTGTTAGAATCTCAGGTAGTTACTAATTTTGATGATGGTATAAAGAATGCGACCGGAGTTAGTAAACTTTGGGAAGCCACTGGACGTGGTGGAGATGGCACTGGTTATTATACATTAAGAGGTTTTTCCATACAACCTAGTCTTATAGACGGAGTTCCTGGTTCAGTTTTTAGCTCTGTAGACCCCTCCTATATTGAGCGTATAGAAGTTTTAAAAGGACCATCTGCCACCTTGTTTGGTAGCACGGTTAATTCGCTTGGTGGATTAATAAACGTAGTGACTAAAAAACCTTTTGAAGGTTTTGGAGGGAGTGTGTCTTATACAGGAGGTTCTTTTGATTCTCATAGAGTTTCTGTTGACCTAAACACCCCTTTAGGCGATAAAAACAGTCCTTATTTTAGAATAAACAGCTCTTATCTTACCCAAGGTAGTTTTCAAGATGCTGGGTTTAGAAAAACATTTTTTATAGCACCATCATTATCATATAGAGTAAACAACCGTTTAAATATTTCTGCCGGAATTGAATTTTCTAAAACAAGGCAAACCAATCCTGCCATGCTCTTTGTAAGAAGAGGATATCCTATAAAAGGAACGACTCCTGCAGAATTTGGAATTAACCCTGAAGCTTCTTTTACCAATAATGATATTTATCTTGAGAATCCTGTTTTTAATACACGCTTAATAGCAGATTATAAAATATCAGACTCATGGACCTCTCAAACTATTTTTTCCAGTAGTAGTTATAAAAGTGAAGGATATTACTCTTATTTACTCGAAGGTGCCAGTAGATTCTTTTTAAGGCCCCTACCCGACCCAAGTGATCCAACCTATCCTTTTATAGTGGGTAGCAATCAATTTTTTGAAGGCTTATTAGAAAACGATTTAATTACCAGATTAATGATTAAGCAGGATAGTGGTCAGGAAAGCTTAAATGTTCAACAAAATTTTATTGGAGATTTTAAAATAGGAAACGTGAGAAACAGGTCTGTGATTGGTTTTGATTATGTAAAAAATGAAGCCTATGACAGGAATAAGGATAGTGATCCCAATACGGGGTTTCCTATTGTAAATGGTTTTTTCTTACCAGATGGAACACTTATTGACAATCCGTTGACTCAAGGAGAGATAGAAACAGCATACCCGCATAGCCCAACTTTTTTTGACCCCATATTTGAAAACTTACCTGCAAATGATATCGAAACAAAATCGCAAACCATGGCTATCTATGCTTCCGATGTCATCAATTTTTCGCCTGCTTTATCTATCATGTTGGGCTTACGTTTAGATTATTTTAATCAAGACGGAGAAAAATCGGTTAAAGAAGATGATTATACCAAAACATCTTTTTCTCCAAAATTTGGAGCTGTATACCAACCCATATTAAATAAAATGGCAGTGTTTGTAAATTATCAAACTGGCTTTATAAATGTGAACCCTAAAATTTCTGTTGATTTTAATACAGGTAATACCATTATAGAAACACTTCCTCCAACAAAATCGACACAGTACGAAATAGGTACTAAAACCAATTTTTTAAATGGAAAACTAAACATTGGTATAAGTTATTATAATATCACTGCAAAAGACAAGCGAGATACCGACCCTGTAAATGGATCAACAAGTATTAATATAGATGAGATTATAAGCCAGGGTATTGAACTCGAAGTAAACGCTAACCCTTTTGATGGGTTAAACCTTAGAATCGGTTATGCTTATAATGATAGTGAAATAACTAAAACAGTAGCAGAAGGGCTTCTGGGTAGAAGACCAATAGAATCTGGAGCCGAAAACACATATACGGTTTGGGGAGATTATAAATTTCAAGAAGACACGTTTTTAAAAAATATGGGGATTGGTGCTGGTTTAAATGGCGCGTCTGAATATTTTACCATAAACAATAGTACTTCTGGTCAATTTAAATTACCAAGCTATACCATTTATAACGCTTCAATATATTATGATACACCAAAATTCAGAATTGGTATAAAAGCTAATAATATAACAGATGAAGTTTACTATAAAGGTTGGAGCACCTTAGTTGCTCAACAACCGAGAGCATTTTTAGCAAATGCTGTTTATAAATTTTAA
- a CDS encoding LytR/AlgR family response regulator transcription factor, with protein sequence MKNYLIIETEETVINKIKEVLSDFPEFNCIGCTYDHPEPIEFILKNMPDLIFLNLDTVLHNPFNFVNEVEQYLKKDYEFIAISSSKEKTYDAIKTGFFDYLLNPITDLDIRKAVLKFKKKHPNKINKTICLKSYKDYQYLNTDEILFLKADNNTTDFYMNNGHTISAFKTLKTFELTLPRNFLRIHKSYIVNKNYVNRVNYGTLNCTLKKCLKNIPFSKTYINNIESMINTLSQTSVLGLS encoded by the coding sequence TTGAAGAATTATCTCATAATAGAAACAGAAGAAACTGTTATAAATAAAATTAAAGAAGTGCTTAGTGATTTTCCTGAATTTAATTGTATCGGTTGCACTTATGATCATCCAGAACCTATTGAGTTTATTCTTAAAAACATGCCCGATTTAATCTTTTTGAATCTAGATACCGTATTACACAATCCTTTTAATTTTGTTAATGAAGTGGAGCAATATTTAAAAAAAGATTATGAGTTTATTGCTATTTCATCTTCAAAAGAAAAAACATATGATGCCATAAAAACTGGTTTTTTTGATTATTTATTAAACCCAATAACTGACCTAGATATAAGAAAAGCTGTTTTAAAGTTTAAAAAAAAACATCCAAATAAAATAAATAAAACTATTTGTCTAAAATCTTATAAAGATTATCAGTATTTGAATACGGATGAAATTTTGTTTTTAAAAGCAGATAATAATACTACTGATTTTTATATGAACAACGGGCATACCATAAGTGCTTTTAAAACACTTAAAACTTTTGAATTAACATTACCAAGAAATTTTTTAAGAATACATAAAAGTTATATTGTCAATAAAAACTATGTTAACAGAGTTAATTATGGTACTTTAAATTGTACATTAAAAAAGTGTTTAAAAAATATACCATTTAGTAAAACATATATTAATAATATAGAATCCATGATTAATACATTGTCTCAAACTTCTGTATTGGGGTTAAGTTGA
- a CDS encoding type II secretion system F family protein, with product MKIEISTYNPKAKKKNALNTEINFSTSIFKRFSDKQKEDFYREFSTLIKSGVDFNQALEILTSQQKSKFVRSIYKTINDDVVKGKSLHQAIQNYKYFSPYEYYSIKIGEDTRRLPAIFDQLQKFFSRKIKMKRQIVSVLAYPVFVLLITFGVLYFMLNFVVPMFASVFQQFGKELPEITQFVVNVSNNFNVIISVITGFVLLTVVAHKLLKQHEVYKRITSNILLKTPYFGGLIRKIYLARFCQSFGLLLSAKTPLITSLELVEKMITFYPLKNALSQTKKDILKGETLASSLKKYTFFTSKIISLTAIGEQINELDTMYDGLANQYNDDVDHSTKMIGTILEPIMIVIIGGIVGFIMIAMYSPIFNLSKVIQN from the coding sequence TTGAAAATTGAAATAAGTACATATAATCCAAAAGCAAAGAAGAAAAATGCTCTAAATACAGAGATTAATTTTTCTACGTCTATTTTTAAACGGTTTTCTGATAAACAAAAAGAAGATTTTTATAGAGAATTTTCGACTCTTATAAAATCTGGAGTAGATTTTAATCAAGCATTAGAAATATTAACCAGTCAACAAAAATCTAAATTTGTAAGATCTATTTATAAAACTATTAATGATGATGTTGTTAAAGGAAAATCACTTCACCAAGCCATACAAAATTATAAATACTTTTCGCCTTACGAATATTATAGTATTAAAATAGGCGAAGATACAAGGCGATTACCAGCGATTTTTGATCAACTCCAAAAATTCTTTTCACGAAAAATTAAAATGAAAAGACAAATTGTTTCTGTTTTGGCATACCCGGTGTTTGTGTTACTTATAACATTTGGGGTACTCTATTTTATGCTAAACTTTGTAGTGCCTATGTTTGCATCTGTTTTTCAGCAATTCGGAAAGGAATTACCCGAAATCACACAATTTGTTGTAAATGTTTCAAACAATTTTAATGTTATAATTTCAGTGATAACGGGGTTTGTTTTGTTAACGGTTGTAGCACATAAGTTATTAAAACAACATGAGGTTTATAAAAGAATCACATCAAATATACTGCTAAAAACACCTTACTTTGGAGGCCTTATTAGAAAAATATACTTAGCACGATTTTGCCAATCTTTTGGGTTATTACTATCCGCAAAAACCCCATTAATCACATCTTTAGAATTAGTAGAAAAGATGATTACATTTTACCCGCTCAAAAACGCGTTGTCACAAACTAAAAAAGACATTCTAAAAGGAGAAACCCTAGCTAGTAGTTTAAAGAAATACACCTTTTTTACTTCAAAAATAATATCGTTAACGGCCATTGGTGAGCAAATTAATGAGTTAGATACTATGTATGATGGATTGGCAAACCAATACAACGATGATGTAGATCATTCTACTAAAATGATAGGAACCATTTTAGAACCAATAATGATTGTCATTATTGGGGGGATTGTAGGTTTTATAATGATTGCGATGTACTCACCAATTTTTAATTTAAGTAAGGTCATTCAAAATTAG
- a CDS encoding PepSY-associated TM helix domain-containing protein — MSKRNYNVFFNMHTVSGIVISVALYIIFFAGAFALLKDEITAWEDGKPIHHIERKDIDFDRILEALDNNHELTGRDLQLNLGEESDKISISMSPSKDTLATEKAKQGHFLYADINTVDTKTYPEQYSLGEFLYRLHFFAQLPTLGMYLSGFVALFFLFALVTGVVVHWKKIIPNFYAFDPRKTLKRVWTDAHTALGIIGLPFQFIFAVTGAYFCLSILVLIPANTLYNNNQDKLMEDLRPERKNYEWITTSQKEIPSFNEFAKKTATHWDNFHLTRAYIKNYGGTNMKYIIAGELEDSERFISIGRIVFDAHTGNILKKKSPYEGVYTEDVQRVIGRLHFADFGGIPLRMIYFILALVTCFVIITGVLIWIEARNKKSMAINQRLYTAKVGHIYLAICLSMLPVTALAFLFVKFSNDYFDDKQTAIYWFYFITWLIAILFFRFKRDNYFTNKYCLLSGAILGYLVPVTNGFISGNWFWVTISQHQFDILLIDALWVIIASFSLLFYFKIQPKNNMQSAFNKNPIDYKNIKALKAEEAQVIEKKDTHLKVKNNDKNHLPMRTKIITLWLLVIFGFVFHHIYGLATVFFKESVFIEGSTGETPFWAHQWRILMEGLAFLFAVLTVQVSKYWFRWASFIWGIIVALFNTYHVIEAIMHEANNYSEIFILLLMAMASVFLVINLNKWKNEAIA, encoded by the coding sequence ATGAGCAAAAGAAATTATAACGTATTCTTTAACATGCATACCGTTAGCGGCATCGTAATTAGTGTTGCTCTGTATATCATCTTTTTTGCAGGGGCTTTCGCTTTGTTAAAAGATGAAATAACTGCTTGGGAAGATGGTAAGCCCATACACCATATTGAAAGAAAAGACATTGATTTCGACCGTATTTTAGAAGCGTTAGATAATAATCATGAATTAACAGGTAGAGATTTACAATTAAATTTAGGAGAAGAAAGCGATAAGATCAGCATTTCAATGAGTCCTAGTAAAGACACTTTGGCCACTGAAAAAGCAAAGCAAGGACACTTTCTTTATGCTGATATAAATACGGTTGACACAAAAACATATCCAGAACAATATTCTTTAGGCGAGTTTTTATATCGTCTACACTTTTTTGCACAACTACCCACATTAGGTATGTATCTTTCTGGTTTTGTGGCCTTATTTTTCTTATTTGCTCTGGTAACAGGTGTTGTTGTCCATTGGAAAAAAATTATTCCCAACTTTTATGCTTTCGATCCGCGAAAGACTTTAAAAAGGGTTTGGACTGATGCCCATACCGCTCTTGGGATCATTGGTCTACCTTTTCAGTTCATTTTTGCCGTCACAGGTGCTTATTTTTGTTTAAGTATTTTAGTATTGATCCCGGCTAATACTTTATATAATAATAACCAAGACAAATTAATGGAGGATTTACGTCCAGAACGTAAAAATTACGAATGGATTACTACAAGCCAAAAAGAAATTCCTAGTTTTAATGAATTTGCAAAAAAAACAGCAACACACTGGGATAACTTCCACTTAACAAGAGCGTACATTAAAAACTATGGCGGCACCAATATGAAATATATTATAGCTGGTGAACTTGAAGATAGTGAGCGTTTTATAAGTATCGGCCGTATTGTCTTTGATGCCCATACTGGAAACATATTGAAAAAAAAGAGTCCTTATGAAGGTGTTTATACAGAAGATGTACAACGGGTTATCGGGCGTCTACATTTTGCAGATTTTGGAGGAATCCCTTTAAGAATGATCTATTTTATTTTAGCACTCGTCACCTGTTTTGTTATTATCACTGGGGTTTTAATATGGATCGAAGCTCGTAACAAAAAAAGTATGGCTATTAACCAAAGACTGTACACAGCTAAAGTTGGTCATATCTATTTAGCCATTTGTCTATCTATGCTTCCGGTAACTGCACTGGCTTTTTTATTTGTAAAATTTTCAAACGACTATTTTGACGATAAGCAAACTGCTATTTATTGGTTTTATTTCATTACTTGGTTGATTGCTATTCTATTTTTCAGATTTAAAAGAGATAATTACTTTACCAATAAGTACTGTTTATTATCAGGTGCTATTTTGGGTTATTTAGTCCCTGTTACTAATGGATTTATTTCAGGAAATTGGTTTTGGGTCACCATTTCACAACATCAATTTGATATTTTATTAATAGATGCTTTATGGGTGATAATTGCCTCCTTCTCCCTACTCTTCTATTTTAAAATTCAGCCAAAAAACAACATGCAAAGTGCCTTTAATAAAAACCCTATAGATTATAAAAACATTAAAGCCTTAAAAGCGGAAGAGGCACAAGTAATAGAAAAAAAAGACACTCATTTAAAAGTAAAAAATAACGATAAAAACCATCTACCAATGCGAACAAAAATTATTACATTATGGTTACTTGTCATCTTCGGATTTGTATTTCATCATATTTACGGTTTAGCAACTGTATTTTTTAAAGAATCAGTATTCATTGAGGGTTCAACAGGAGAAACACCCTTTTGGGCACATCAATGGCGGATTTTAATGGAAGGATTAGCCTTTTTATTTGCTGTTCTTACAGTACAAGTGTCTAAATACTGGTTTCGATGGGCTTCCTTTATCTGGGGAATCATAGTAGCATTATTTAATACATATCATGTTATTGAAGCCATTATGCATGAAGCTAATAATTACTCTGAAATTTTTATTTTGTTATTAATGGCTATGGCAAGTGTCTTTTTAGTAATAAATCTAAACAAATGGAAAAATGAGGCCATTGCTTAA
- a CDS encoding response regulator transcription factor, with protein MMSPYRVLLIDDHPLITNVYKRTLQTIAKLNKTLKFNIDVAHSCDMAIFKINEATKNKPFDIVFLDIGLPASQDNKILGGEDLGILIRKQFKKIKIIVSTSYDDSYMISCILKNVNPEAYVTKGDLTIDILTETIKTVVLDPPYYSKTVMKILRKQSANDFVIDNIDRKILYELSNGTKMNELPQVLPLSIAALERRKRILKDVFNVEGKGDRDLLQLAHEKGFI; from the coding sequence ATGATGAGTCCCTACAGAGTTTTACTAATTGATGATCATCCATTAATTACAAATGTTTATAAAAGAACTTTACAAACTATAGCAAAGTTAAATAAGACCCTTAAATTTAATATCGATGTAGCCCATAGTTGTGATATGGCTATTTTTAAAATCAATGAAGCAACCAAAAACAAACCCTTTGATATTGTTTTTTTAGATATAGGGCTGCCTGCTTCTCAAGACAATAAAATATTGGGAGGTGAAGATTTAGGCATATTAATTAGAAAGCAATTTAAAAAGATCAAAATAATTGTATCTACAAGCTATGATGATAGTTACATGATTTCTTGTATTCTTAAAAATGTTAATCCTGAGGCCTATGTTACTAAAGGAGATTTAACTATAGACATATTAACCGAAACCATAAAAACAGTTGTTTTAGATCCACCTTATTACAGTAAAACTGTAATGAAAATATTGCGTAAACAATCTGCAAATGACTTTGTTATTGACAATATTGACAGAAAGATTTTGTATGAACTATCTAATGGGACTAAAATGAACGAATTGCCACAAGTTTTACCCCTTTCAATAGCCGCATTAGAAAGAAGAAAACGAATACTAAAAGATGTTTTTAATGTTGAAGGTAAGGGGGATAGAGACCTGTTACAATTAGCTCATGAGAAAGGGTTTATTTAA
- a CDS encoding TonB-dependent receptor: MIKKLLLLLTIIFSATFVYGQRGKIKGKVISRQGYEIANANISIKKTGTGTMTNSFGDYLIENIKSGNYTLKVTFVGYKSEEVLVLVKSNQTTNVPTITLLKGEEKLDEILVEGHKKNKYSAKTPSRSLRLKTEIVNLPQNVQIINNDLLVDQQVTSMMDGVIRNVSGVTMLEHWGHFARINMRGFRLPAFRNGFNVSDTWGPLSEDMSLVESVEFVKGPSGFMLSAGEPGGFYNVVTKKPVANKIANISLTTGSFDFYRGALDLGGKLTENGKLLYRFNAMYQTNDSHRGGEDVERFAIAPGITYNFSEKTSLTTEANIEKAESLIGSAYVFAPVADGYGSLDRDFKFLDTNYPETDINQFTSFTNFKHEFSKYWSFETQFAYLRYEQDGNSAWASITETGDATRFIYDWDALSLGKYFQTYVNGKFNTGSISHTILAGFDYTDKNYWADFTQAPFVVDSSTPFNIYNPIYGNTEIPSFDTSDIRNRNGGTPYNGFVNRSVYLQDEIGFANDKIRLTLAGRYTNLSTVGKNENDAEFTPRVGVSADVLPSLKVYALYDQSFLPQNGRTSNEKPVNPVEAIDVEGGIKKIFFDGRLKAALGVYQITKENIAFTDPGDNRYVLELGEVQSKGIEFDLQGEITPELNVVLNYANTNVEVTKDINPDNVGNRIAGHAKHITNGWLNYNFVSQSKLKGLGLSLGYQYQVDRSSWAWGADNETDLPDYFRLDGGLSWQNDAFRIQVNLNNILDEYLYSGANYGSYLYWQSEPGINGKITLTYKF, from the coding sequence ATGATTAAAAAATTACTATTACTACTAACAATTATTTTTTCAGCAACATTTGTATATGGGCAGCGTGGAAAAATTAAAGGAAAGGTTATTTCAAGACAAGGTTACGAGATTGCAAATGCTAATATTTCAATTAAAAAAACAGGTACAGGAACTATGACAAATAGTTTTGGCGATTATTTAATTGAAAATATAAAATCTGGTAACTATACACTTAAAGTTACTTTTGTTGGCTATAAATCTGAAGAAGTTTTGGTATTAGTCAAAAGCAATCAAACGACAAATGTTCCAACGATTACTTTATTGAAAGGAGAAGAAAAGTTAGATGAAATTCTTGTTGAGGGCCATAAAAAAAATAAGTACAGTGCAAAAACACCATCAAGATCTCTTCGTTTAAAAACGGAAATAGTAAATCTTCCACAAAATGTTCAGATAATAAACAATGATTTACTTGTTGATCAACAAGTAACCAGCATGATGGATGGTGTCATAAGAAACGTAAGCGGTGTAACCATGTTAGAGCACTGGGGACATTTTGCGCGTATAAATATGAGAGGTTTTAGATTGCCAGCTTTTAGAAATGGTTTTAATGTATCTGATACCTGGGGACCATTATCTGAAGACATGAGTCTTGTAGAAAGCGTTGAGTTTGTAAAAGGGCCTTCAGGTTTTATGCTTTCTGCTGGTGAGCCCGGTGGATTCTATAATGTGGTTACTAAAAAACCAGTAGCAAATAAAATAGCTAATATATCTCTTACGACTGGTAGTTTCGATTTTTATAGAGGCGCTTTGGATCTCGGAGGTAAATTAACAGAAAACGGAAAATTATTATACCGCTTTAATGCCATGTACCAAACAAACGATTCACACAGGGGAGGTGAAGATGTTGAACGTTTTGCTATAGCTCCAGGAATAACATATAACTTTTCAGAGAAAACATCTTTAACGACGGAAGCAAATATAGAAAAGGCAGAAAGTCTTATAGGTTCCGCATATGTATTTGCTCCGGTAGCCGATGGTTATGGAAGCTTAGATAGAGATTTTAAATTCTTAGATACGAATTACCCGGAAACTGATATTAATCAATTTACATCATTTACAAATTTTAAGCATGAATTTTCTAAATATTGGAGCTTTGAAACTCAATTTGCTTATTTAAGATATGAACAAGATGGTAATTCTGCTTGGGCAAGTATTACCGAGACAGGTGATGCTACACGTTTTATATATGATTGGGATGCTTTGTCTTTAGGTAAATATTTCCAAACCTATGTTAACGGTAAATTTAATACAGGAAGTATCAGTCACACCATATTAGCTGGTTTTGATTATACAGATAAAAATTATTGGGCAGATTTTACACAGGCACCTTTTGTGGTAGACTCTAGCACGCCCTTTAATATTTATAATCCAATATATGGTAATACGGAAATACCAAGCTTTGATACTTCTGATATTAGAAATAGAAATGGTGGAACGCCATATAATGGTTTTGTAAACCGATCTGTTTACTTACAGGATGAAATAGGTTTTGCCAACGATAAAATAAGATTAACACTTGCAGGTAGGTACACCAATTTATCTACAGTAGGGAAAAATGAAAATGATGCCGAGTTTACACCTAGAGTTGGTGTAAGTGCTGATGTTTTGCCTTCATTGAAGGTATATGCTTTATATGATCAATCATTTTTACCACAAAATGGAAGGACAAGCAATGAAAAGCCAGTTAACCCTGTTGAAGCAATAGATGTTGAAGGGGGGATTAAGAAAATCTTTTTTGATGGGCGTTTAAAGGCAGCGTTGGGAGTTTATCAAATAACAAAAGAAAATATTGCATTTACAGATCCCGGAGATAATAGGTATGTTTTAGAGTTAGGTGAAGTACAATCTAAAGGAATTGAATTTGATCTTCAGGGAGAAATCACTCCAGAATTAAATGTCGTATTAAATTATGCAAATACTAATGTAGAAGTTACAAAAGATATTAACCCGGATAATGTTGGAAATAGAATAGCAGGGCATGCAAAACATATTACAAACGGTTGGTTAAATTATAATTTTGTTTCTCAATCAAAATTAAAAGGACTAGGGCTATCACTAGGTTACCAATATCAAGTAGATCGTTCTAGTTGGGCTTGGGGAGCAGATAATGAAACTGACTTGCCAGATTATTTTAGATTGGATGGTGGGCTATCATGGCAAAATGATGCTTTTAGAATACAAGTAAATCTTAATAATATTTTAGATGAGTATTTGTATTCCGGTGCTAATTATGGCAGCTATTTATACTGGCAATCTGAACCTGGAATTAATGGTAAAATAACATTAACCTACAAGTTTTAA
- a CDS encoding DUF4198 domain-containing protein: MKKSILTFALIVLATTQTFAHYLWIETNPNGAIGKEQEVKVYFGEYTYGVIEKVNGEAFPKVKDFKLWVVDVAGNKTQIKVTSTEDYYLGTFTPASKGIHTIILNNDKIDVIDYTKYDFGIFKTHYHAVAKVNVGNTRGKTKALNNKGITVKDISENKKEIKLQVLYKEKPLVKNEVKIYVSDQWSKTLETDDNGLVSFKLPWKTKYIIETTTKEEVPDEYKGKAYEFIWHCVTYCIL; the protein is encoded by the coding sequence ATGAAAAAATCAATTTTAACATTCGCATTAATAGTGTTGGCAACAACACAAACTTTTGCACATTATTTATGGATCGAAACCAATCCTAATGGGGCTATAGGTAAAGAACAAGAGGTAAAGGTTTATTTTGGAGAGTATACCTATGGAGTCATTGAAAAAGTAAATGGTGAAGCATTTCCAAAAGTAAAAGATTTTAAACTTTGGGTAGTTGATGTTGCCGGCAATAAGACACAAATAAAAGTAACCTCAACTGAAGATTACTATTTAGGAACTTTTACACCTGCTTCAAAAGGGATTCATACTATTATTTTGAATAATGATAAAATCGACGTTATTGATTATACAAAATACGACTTTGGTATTTTTAAAACACATTATCATGCAGTAGCTAAAGTAAATGTTGGAAATACAAGAGGAAAAACAAAAGCGTTAAATAATAAAGGAATTACGGTAAAAGACATTTCTGAAAACAAAAAAGAAATAAAGCTTCAAGTATTATACAAAGAGAAACCATTAGTAAAAAATGAAGTGAAAATTTATGTGTCAGATCAGTGGTCAAAAACTTTAGAAACTGATGATAATGGATTGGTATCTTTCAAATTGCCATGGAAGACAAAATATATTATCGAAACGACAACTAAGGAAGAAGTGCCTGATGAATATAAAGGCAAGGCTTACGAATTTATTTGGCATTGTGTAACATATTGTATTTTATAG